The following are encoded in a window of Ranitomeya variabilis isolate aRanVar5 chromosome 6, aRanVar5.hap1, whole genome shotgun sequence genomic DNA:
- the LOC143782897 gene encoding uncharacterized protein LOC143782897, which produces MPAIWDPADEAYKDKYARDNCWTRVFRDLYPDYDGYNCALQLKINKDVKQRWRSVRDRFQKMQSNLLKSGSSPTKGNFSLYEDRTFLLTSRTLRSTEGNIPAPEPGEDSTPETSGTSESADDAPGSIPVVA; this is translated from the exons ATGCCCGCCATCTGGGACCCGGCCGATGAGGCATACAAAGACAAATATGCACGGGATAACTGCTGGACCAGGGTTTTCCGTGACCTTTATCCGGATTATGATGGCTACAACTGTGCACTGCAGCTGAAAATTA ATAAAGATGTCAAACAACGGTGGAGGTCGGTGCGAGATCGGTTTCAAAAAATGCAGAGCAACCTTTTGAAAAGCGGGTCTTCCCCAACCAAAGGGAACTTCAGTCTGTATGAAGACCGAACTTTCTTGCTCACCAGCAGGACTTTGAGGAG CACTGAAGGGAACATTCCGGCTCCTGAGCCCGGAGAAGACTCAACCCCAGAAACATCTGGAACATCGGAGTCAGCAGATGATGCACCAGGCTCAATCCCTGTTGTAGCATGA